The candidate division KSB1 bacterium genome contains a region encoding:
- a CDS encoding phosphate ABC transporter substrate-binding/OmpA family protein, translated as MPIKRSTIGVFLLLILGALAIGVWKFLAPRFFAKGQVATSDAAKIQGKIAGAGDNYIGYEFIRSSEMKRALAQQGFLLEWTDDGGAYAERLQKFAAGKYDFIVLPINSYLTHGAAHKFPGVITAVISESKGADAIVGYTDRVTATNGHEIKINALNNANLRIAFTPDSPSSFLLSIPVVHFGLDQLRYSGPWRVEAQGSKDALEKLQKKLADVAILWEPDVSRALQINGVKVIFSSEQVRGLIIDVIVFSREAIRKRPELVKMFHRDYFRAIQIYTNDRPRMLKEFAKSAGFNEKAIEHILNKIDYADLAENALQWFNLSSSGVVGDEQIINSIRSITDIMIRNGELSADPLENNPFLITNRDFVAELYQSGGLASLGTPPTAPKDFASLSDGQWKALREIGTMAIRPITFQQSAGILALAGKLEVDAAAQALINNYPQYRVLIKGHTSRGYDAEADLKLSQERAEAVKKYLEVVHGIDPDRLRAVGLGSAQPLPRLPNESERAYQYRLPRVEFVLVEENTL; from the coding sequence ATGCCCATCAAACGCTCAACCATCGGCGTCTTTTTGCTGCTCATCTTAGGGGCATTGGCCATCGGGGTGTGGAAATTTCTCGCGCCCCGCTTTTTTGCCAAGGGCCAAGTCGCCACCTCGGATGCCGCGAAGATTCAAGGCAAAATTGCCGGCGCCGGTGACAATTACATTGGCTACGAATTCATCCGCTCCAGCGAGATGAAACGCGCGCTGGCGCAGCAGGGCTTTTTGCTCGAATGGACGGACGATGGCGGCGCGTATGCCGAACGCTTGCAAAAATTCGCCGCGGGCAAATATGATTTCATCGTGCTGCCGATCAACTCGTATCTGACTCACGGCGCGGCACACAAATTTCCTGGCGTCATCACCGCCGTCATCAGCGAGTCCAAAGGCGCGGATGCGATCGTCGGCTATACGGATCGCGTAACGGCCACGAATGGCCATGAAATCAAAATTAATGCGCTGAACAACGCCAATCTGCGCATCGCGTTTACGCCGGATTCGCCCAGCTCGTTTCTCTTGAGCATTCCCGTTGTGCATTTCGGCCTCGACCAGCTTCGTTATTCCGGCCCATGGCGCGTCGAAGCCCAAGGCTCAAAAGATGCGCTGGAAAAATTGCAAAAGAAGCTCGCCGACGTGGCGATTCTCTGGGAGCCGGATGTGTCGCGCGCGCTCCAAATCAACGGCGTCAAAGTCATTTTCAGCTCCGAGCAGGTGCGCGGCTTGATCATCGACGTCATCGTGTTCAGCCGCGAGGCCATCCGCAAGCGTCCGGAACTGGTGAAAATGTTTCATCGCGACTATTTTCGCGCGATCCAGATTTACACCAACGACCGGCCGCGCATGCTCAAAGAGTTTGCGAAATCCGCCGGTTTCAACGAGAAAGCCATCGAGCATATTCTGAACAAAATCGATTATGCCGATCTCGCGGAGAATGCGCTGCAATGGTTCAATCTCAGCAGCAGCGGCGTTGTCGGTGACGAGCAGATCATCAACTCCATTCGCTCCATAACCGACATCATGATCCGCAACGGCGAGCTGAGCGCCGATCCGCTGGAGAACAATCCGTTTCTCATCACCAACCGCGATTTTGTGGCGGAGCTTTATCAGAGCGGCGGACTCGCCAGCTTGGGCACGCCACCGACCGCACCAAAGGATTTCGCCTCGCTTTCCGATGGGCAATGGAAAGCGCTGCGCGAAATCGGCACGATGGCGATCCGGCCGATAACGTTTCAGCAAAGCGCGGGCATCTTGGCTCTCGCCGGCAAGCTGGAAGTCGATGCCGCCGCCCAGGCGCTCATCAACAATTATCCACAATATCGCGTTTTGATCAAAGGCCACACCTCACGCGGTTACGACGCCGAGGCCGATCTCAAGCTCTCACAAGAGCGCGCCGAAGCGGTGAAAAAATATCTCGAAGTGGTGCACGGCATCGACCCCGACCGTTTGCGCGCCGTGGGGCTGGGCTCAGCGCAGCCTCTCCCCCGCTTGCCGAATGAATCCGAGCGTGCGTATCAGTATCGCCTGCCGCGCGTCGAGTTTGTGTTGGTGGAAGAAAATACGCTTTAA
- a CDS encoding Fic family protein has translation MAQFYNVEETLSLTQLLEEIDTLQEKINSQKPFQEAIWSTIQEKLRIEWTYDSNALEGSTLTKGETYFFLREGLTVEGKPFKDFLDARNHAEAIDYLYQIIEDERPITPGLMKEFNKLLLSGITHTEALNEMGQRVQQPATPGEYKRLPNHVLQADGTIHRYTEPLHVPAEMNELFKWIQESFVHKHPVVISAVAHYNLVRIHPFDDGNGRGARILMNLILIKKHYVPAIIRKEQRRAYLETLGLADAGNLSPFTELVARSLLNTQQIIIDDLNENST, from the coding sequence ATGGCGCAGTTTTACAATGTTGAAGAGACTTTGTCATTGACCCAACTCCTCGAGGAGATTGACACCTTACAAGAAAAAATCAACTCACAAAAGCCTTTTCAAGAAGCAATCTGGTCGACCATTCAGGAAAAATTACGCATTGAGTGGACTTACGATTCCAATGCCTTGGAAGGAAGTACATTAACCAAAGGAGAAACGTATTTTTTTCTTCGTGAAGGCTTGACCGTTGAAGGGAAACCCTTCAAAGATTTCTTGGATGCACGCAACCATGCAGAGGCCATCGACTATTTATATCAAATTATTGAAGATGAACGTCCGATTACACCGGGATTGATGAAAGAATTTAACAAATTATTGTTGTCAGGAATCACCCATACGGAAGCCCTCAATGAAATGGGACAAAGAGTGCAACAACCTGCAACCCCCGGAGAGTATAAACGATTACCCAACCATGTACTGCAAGCGGACGGAACTATCCACCGCTATACAGAACCTTTACATGTCCCTGCAGAAATGAACGAACTTTTCAAATGGATACAAGAATCTTTTGTTCACAAACATCCCGTTGTGATTTCAGCAGTGGCTCATTATAATTTGGTTCGGATTCATCCTTTTGATGATGGCAATGGTCGCGGTGCCAGAATTTTGATGAATCTCATTTTAATAAAAAAACATTATGTGCCGGCAATAATAAGAAAAGAGCAAAGACGCGCTTATTTGGAAACCCTGGGGTTGGCCGATGCAGGGAATTTAAGCCCATTTACAGAGCTTGTGGCACGCAGTCTTCTAAACACTCAACAAATTATCATAGATGATCTCAATGAGAATTCAACCTGA
- a CDS encoding VWA domain-containing protein — MQNFNYFVYFLFAILLSVGCERRERNQQTSTADPGKIETPAQTGPTSDIATSDLGQISLARNFYFIFDGSGSMRDPLSSDCGGDQTFKRKLEGAKWAVAEFLKKVPEDVNLGLYVFDENHRSRAEREVVPLGSNNMAAFLQAINAVEAGGGTPLAEAIRFGAEVLARQREKQLGYGEFRLIVVTDGLADDLPQAAEFATEKAIPIYAIGLCIQEDHPLRRYAVSYRAADNFEDLAKALEATVAETEFYDAKAFEALAGQPSESKQ; from the coding sequence ATGCAAAACTTCAACTATTTCGTTTATTTCTTGTTCGCGATTCTGCTTTCAGTTGGTTGTGAACGACGAGAACGAAATCAGCAAACCTCGACTGCCGATCCAGGTAAAATCGAAACCCCGGCGCAAACCGGGCCGACTTCGGACATCGCAACTTCAGACCTCGGACAAATTTCCTTAGCCCGCAACTTCTATTTCATCTTCGACGGCAGCGGCAGCATGCGCGATCCGTTGAGCAGCGACTGCGGCGGCGATCAAACCTTCAAACGCAAGCTCGAAGGCGCGAAATGGGCGGTGGCGGAATTTCTCAAAAAAGTGCCGGAAGACGTCAATCTCGGCCTCTATGTTTTTGACGAGAATCATCGCAGCCGTGCCGAGCGTGAAGTCGTGCCGTTGGGATCGAATAACATGGCCGCTTTCCTGCAGGCGATTAACGCCGTCGAAGCCGGCGGCGGCACGCCATTGGCAGAAGCCATCCGCTTCGGCGCCGAAGTTTTGGCGCGCCAACGCGAGAAGCAGCTCGGCTACGGCGAGTTCCGCCTCATCGTCGTCACCGACGGCCTCGCCGATGACCTTCCACAAGCTGCCGAATTTGCCACCGAGAAAGCGATTCCGATTTACGCCATCGGCTTGTGCATCCAAGAAGATCATCCGCTGCGCCGATACGCCGTTTCTTATCGCGCCGCGGATAATTTTGAAGACTTGGCCAAAGCGCTCGAAGCGACCGTGGCGGAGACGGAGTTTTATGATGCGAAGGCGTTTGAGGCGCTGGCGGGGCAGCCAAGTGAATCGAAGCAGTGA